The Daucus carota subsp. sativus chromosome 7, DH1 v3.0, whole genome shotgun sequence genome window below encodes:
- the LOC108204165 gene encoding pollen-specific leucine-rich repeat extensin-like protein 3: MSGPSTPVHSDHSESTVEGLPPRPGVVPISPPRALTPPPVAGPSRPPGYPRSGQTPIAAVPLRAIPPPAPEMPPPAPLIRPPIRGPPPEHESSGFSGVGPSYPCSPLSVPYHYYQALLMERDELLGQIGELTQAMGDLDPNRAERQLREEIRAFRTEAVERLCGITAPLGTPGDIIDWARWVLERLDVIGGPDFP, translated from the coding sequence ATGTCAGGCCCTAGTACCCCGGTTCATTCTGATCATTCAGAGTCGACAGTTGAGGGACTTCCACCTCGTCCAGGAGTTGTACCTATATCTCCACCCAGGGCACTTACACCCCCACCTGTAGCTGGACCTTCACGTCCACCTGGATACCCTCGTAGTGGACAGACCCCTATTGCAGCTGTACCGCTTAGGGCTATACCCCCGCCTGCACCTGAGATGCCCCCACCTGCTCCCCTTATACGACCTCCTATCCGTGGACCTCCACCAGAGCATGAGTCTTCTGGATTTTCAGGTGTCGGACCCTCTTATCCGTGTTCCCCTCTTTCAGTACCCTATCACTACTATCAGGCACTCTTGATGGAGAGAGATGAGTTGTTGGGCCAGATTGGAGAGCTGACACAGGCGATGGGGGATTTAGACCCTAACAGGGCAGAGCGACAGTTGAGAGAGGAGATACGTGCTTTTAGGACAGAGGCAGTAGAGAGGTTATGTGGGATCACCGCACCACTTGGTACCCCTGGGGATATTATCGACTGGGCTCGTTGGGTCTTGGAGCGGCTGGATGTTATCGGAGGCCCAGACTTTCCATAG